Proteins encoded by one window of Ulvibacter sp. MAR_2010_11:
- a CDS encoding SCO family protein produces MLRFFSKYKLLGIVLLVLSVIIISIIYSILNPKRVLPVYQPADVTAQLVDSTLQHVKKYHTIDNFSLTNQNGKEITQSDYENKIYVADFFFTTCQTICPIMTDHMVEIQEKLKNDASVLLLSHTVMPETDSVPLLKKYAAEKGVDDQKWNLVTGDKKQIYDLARKSYLAAKDNPYSPYDLIHTENFVLVDTKKRVRGYYDGTDPKAIEQLLEDIQILKKEQ; encoded by the coding sequence ATGCTTCGGTTTTTTTCAAAATACAAGTTGCTGGGAATAGTGCTTTTAGTGCTTTCGGTTATAATAATCAGCATTATTTACAGCATTCTGAATCCTAAAAGAGTACTTCCTGTCTATCAGCCTGCCGATGTCACAGCTCAATTGGTAGACAGTACCCTTCAGCACGTAAAAAAATACCACACAATTGACAACTTCTCACTCACCAATCAAAACGGAAAAGAAATCACACAAAGCGACTACGAAAATAAAATCTATGTGGCCGATTTCTTTTTTACCACCTGCCAGACTATCTGCCCCATTATGACAGATCATATGGTGGAAATTCAGGAAAAACTGAAAAATGACGCCTCCGTATTATTACTATCTCATACCGTAATGCCCGAAACCGATTCGGTGCCTCTACTTAAAAAATATGCTGCCGAAAAAGGGGTGGACGACCAAAAGTGGAATTTGGTGACGGGCGATAAAAAACAAATCTATGACCTTGCACGAAAATCCTACCTGGCCGCAAAAGACAATCCGTATTCCCCATATGACCTTATCCATACCGAAAATTTTGTGTTGGTAGACACCAAAAAACGTGTACGGGGATATTACGACGGCACCGATCCTAAGGCCATCGAACAACTTTTAGAAGACATTCAAATCTTAAAAAAAGAGCAATAG
- a CDS encoding M13 family metallopeptidase: protein MKTNILTAAFATAVLTVAVTSCGDKDKTAKANAEPRGIILANMDTTVSPKNDFYNYVNGNWMKTTEIPDDQVRWGGFNVLRKKTDFDVLAILDRAKKSDKYAANTDQAKALMIFDTELDSVARDAAGVTPLQPALDKIAAIKTVADFQKAMTVNATEISQPFLGIAAFSNPNNSAMNSAYITPGGLGLPERDYYTNTDAKSVEIRGQYVDHITRMLQFLGDSEADARKQAEAILAFETKLAIPRLDKVASRDFRNFNNPRSMEEVQKLVPAIKWNEALTDLGVSKKVDTLIVMQPAYMKVVQKTLAEGDVETWKTVMRWQTLNDAAGNLTTEIDKANWDFYSKTLSGAKKQKPANERALATVNNTVGEALGKLYVDEMFPPEAKAKAETMIANIIDAFKDRIKTLDWMSDSTKVKAVEKLDKFTVKIGYPDKWKDYSSMAVKPGNSYYQNMVAVNAWNLKDNLDRINEPVDRTEWGMSPQTVNAYFNPFNNEIVFPAAILQPPFYDYLADDAVNYGGIGAVIGHEISHAFDDSGSRFDADGNLVNWWTDADLENFTGRVGKLAEQYDRIEVLDSVFINGKFTSGENIGDLGGLLGAYDGLQKFYKQNGRPENIDGFTPEQRFFMSWATVWRTKQRDEALQTQIKTDPHSPGMYRATQPLKNIDAFYEAFDIKEGDAMYVKPEDRVRIW from the coding sequence ATGAAAACAAACATTTTAACAGCTGCTTTCGCGACAGCAGTGCTAACAGTTGCCGTAACATCTTGCGGGGATAAAGACAAAACAGCAAAAGCAAATGCTGAGCCAAGGGGAATTATCCTGGCAAACATGGATACTACAGTAAGCCCAAAAAACGATTTCTACAATTACGTAAACGGAAATTGGATGAAAACCACCGAAATTCCTGATGATCAGGTACGATGGGGAGGCTTTAATGTGCTGCGTAAAAAGACAGATTTTGATGTGCTGGCTATTTTGGATCGAGCTAAAAAGAGTGATAAATATGCGGCCAACACCGATCAGGCAAAAGCGTTGATGATTTTCGATACCGAGTTGGATTCTGTTGCTCGTGATGCCGCCGGGGTAACTCCGTTACAACCTGCGCTAGATAAGATTGCGGCTATTAAAACAGTAGCCGACTTTCAAAAAGCTATGACTGTTAATGCCACCGAAATCTCACAACCCTTCCTGGGAATTGCTGCTTTTTCAAACCCCAACAACAGCGCTATGAACTCTGCATACATCACTCCCGGCGGATTGGGATTGCCTGAAAGAGACTATTACACCAACACCGATGCAAAATCGGTTGAAATTAGAGGTCAGTATGTAGATCACATCACCAGAATGCTTCAGTTTTTAGGAGATAGTGAGGCTGATGCGCGAAAACAAGCCGAGGCTATTTTGGCGTTTGAAACTAAATTGGCTATCCCAAGACTGGATAAAGTAGCCAGTAGAGATTTCAGAAATTTTAACAACCCGAGATCTATGGAGGAGGTTCAAAAATTAGTACCCGCCATAAAATGGAATGAAGCTCTTACCGATTTGGGAGTTTCGAAAAAGGTAGATACACTTATTGTAATGCAGCCTGCCTATATGAAGGTTGTACAAAAAACATTGGCTGAAGGAGATGTAGAAACATGGAAAACAGTAATGCGCTGGCAAACACTCAACGACGCTGCCGGTAATTTAACTACCGAAATTGACAAAGCAAATTGGGACTTTTACAGTAAAACCTTAAGCGGTGCGAAAAAACAAAAGCCAGCTAACGAGCGAGCTTTAGCAACAGTAAACAACACTGTTGGAGAAGCGCTTGGAAAACTATATGTAGACGAGATGTTTCCTCCGGAAGCGAAGGCAAAAGCCGAGACTATGATCGCTAATATTATTGATGCTTTTAAAGACCGTATCAAGACTTTAGACTGGATGAGTGATAGTACCAAGGTGAAGGCAGTGGAAAAATTAGATAAGTTCACCGTGAAAATTGGATACCCCGATAAATGGAAAGATTACTCTTCTATGGCAGTAAAACCCGGAAATAGCTACTACCAAAATATGGTGGCCGTTAATGCCTGGAACTTAAAAGACAACTTAGACCGAATAAATGAGCCGGTAGATCGCACCGAATGGGGTATGTCTCCACAAACAGTAAACGCCTATTTCAACCCGTTTAATAACGAGATTGTATTCCCTGCCGCTATTTTACAACCCCCTTTCTACGATTATTTGGCAGACGACGCTGTAAATTACGGCGGAATTGGAGCCGTAATTGGTCATGAGATTTCTCATGCCTTCGACGATAGTGGTTCGCGTTTCGATGCAGATGGAAACCTTGTAAACTGGTGGACAGATGCCGATTTGGAAAATTTTACCGGAAGAGTAGGAAAATTGGCTGAACAATACGACCGAATTGAGGTTTTGGACAGCGTATTCATCAACGGTAAATTTACCTCCGGAGAAAATATTGGCGATTTGGGAGGTCTTTTGGGAGCCTATGACGGATTGCAAAAATTCTATAAACAAAACGGAAGACCCGAAAATATTGACGGATTTACTCCGGAACAACGTTTCTTTATGAGCTGGGCGACCGTTTGGCGTACCAAGCAGCGTGATGAAGCATTGCAAACACAAATAAAAACCGATCCGCATTCTCCCGGAATGTATCGCGCAACACAACCACTTAAAAATATTGATGCCTTTTACGAGGCTTTCGATATCAAAGAAGGGGATGCCATGTATGTGAAACCGGAAGACAGAGTACGTATCTGGTAA
- a CDS encoding NAD(P)H-binding protein: MNKKIAIAGMGWLGLPFAQHLTTLGFVVKGSVTNREKATTLQKKGFNVFPMEISETGVTGEVQAFLKEIDILIVMIPPGLRRHTGADYVLKMSHFLTEVEKASVENVIFISSTGVYDDAQGRVSEKNLPKPTSRAGKQLLQVEQLFFYAPFLKTTVVRFGGLFGGSRQPARYLAGRENLNDSNAPVNLIHREDCIGILTNIIKQNAFGHIFNGVTPQHPSKKEYYTQKCKELNLIPPHFLAEDAEAVYKEVVSENLKGILGYRFTHSL, from the coding sequence ATGAATAAAAAAATTGCCATCGCCGGAATGGGTTGGTTGGGACTTCCATTTGCCCAGCATCTTACCACATTGGGTTTTGTTGTAAAAGGTTCGGTTACGAACAGAGAAAAGGCTACGACGCTTCAGAAAAAGGGGTTTAATGTCTTCCCAATGGAAATTTCTGAAACCGGTGTCACCGGCGAAGTACAGGCTTTCCTTAAAGAAATTGATATTTTAATTGTCATGATTCCCCCCGGATTACGAAGGCATACCGGAGCCGATTATGTACTAAAAATGTCTCATTTTTTAACAGAAGTTGAAAAAGCTTCCGTAGAAAATGTAATCTTTATAAGTAGTACCGGAGTGTATGATGATGCACAAGGTCGTGTTTCAGAAAAAAACCTTCCGAAGCCTACTTCCAGAGCAGGAAAGCAATTGCTACAAGTAGAACAACTCTTCTTTTATGCACCTTTTCTAAAGACAACTGTGGTTCGTTTCGGCGGACTCTTTGGCGGAAGCAGACAACCTGCACGTTATTTGGCCGGAAGGGAGAATTTGAACGATTCCAATGCCCCGGTAAACCTAATTCATCGGGAAGACTGTATTGGTATTCTTACCAATATTATTAAGCAGAACGCCTTTGGACATATATTCAATGGAGTTACACCACAACATCCGTCAAAAAAGGAGTATTATACTCAAAAATGCAAAGAATTGAATTTGATTCCTCCTCATTTTCTAGCAGAAGACGCCGAAGCTGTATACAAAGAAGTTGTTTCAGAGAATTTAAAAGGAATTCTTGGGTATAGGTTTACCCATTCATTATAA
- a CDS encoding c-type cytochrome, giving the protein MKTINLLAFACLLLAIACDAPSKKEKEDVKLYEPATTVADPVERGKLLVNSIGCHDCHTPKKMTDHGPTIDPDRLLSGHPASEVLLPYDKETAKNYALFSMGLTAAIGPWGTSFAANLTSDDTGIGTWTEEQFLVAIKEGKFKGQKDGRSLLPPMPWEFYKNFPDEDLKAIFAYLKTVKPVENVVPAPLPPAM; this is encoded by the coding sequence ATGAAGACAATTAATTTGTTAGCATTTGCTTGTCTACTACTTGCAATTGCTTGTGATGCACCTTCAAAGAAAGAAAAAGAAGATGTAAAACTTTACGAACCCGCTACAACCGTTGCTGATCCCGTTGAACGAGGCAAGCTTTTGGTGAATTCCATAGGTTGCCACGACTGTCATACTCCAAAGAAAATGACGGACCATGGCCCGACGATAGACCCTGATAGACTGCTATCGGGCCATCCTGCCAGTGAAGTCTTGCTTCCATACGACAAAGAAACTGCAAAAAATTATGCGCTATTTTCTATGGGGTTAACCGCTGCTATCGGGCCTTGGGGAACCTCATTTGCGGCCAACCTAACCTCCGATGATACAGGAATTGGCACTTGGACCGAAGAACAGTTCTTAGTAGCTATTAAAGAAGGAAAATTCAAGGGCCAAAAAGACGGCAGAAGTTTGTTGCCTCCAATGCCGTGGGAATTTTATAAAAACTTCCCGGATGAAGATTTGAAGGCCATTTTCGCTTACTTAAAAACAGTAAAACCTGTAGAGAATGTGGTGCCGGCACCGCTGCCTCCAGCAATGTAA
- a CDS encoding NAD-dependent epimerase/dehydratase family protein has translation MKKRILIIGASGQIGTELTTYLRKKYGSHKVIASDIVEGDATMMKEGPFEILDAMDYDAVEDVVMRYEITDVYLMAAMLSATAEKFPMKAWNLNMNSLFNVLNLARDKKIEKIFWPSSIAVFGPTTPKKETPQRTTMEPSTVYGISKQTGERWCEYYHNRYGVDVRSIRYPGLISYTTMPGGGTTDYAVDIYYKALKHKKYVCFLNAETTLPMMFMPDAIEATVRIMEAPADSVKIRNAYNLAAFSFNPEEITASIKKHIPEFSISYEPDFRQAIADSWPQTIDDSEARKDWGWQHNYSLEEMTREMLENISKK, from the coding sequence ATGAAAAAAAGAATCCTCATTATCGGTGCTTCCGGACAAATTGGAACCGAACTCACTACCTATTTAAGAAAAAAATACGGAAGTCATAAGGTAATCGCCAGCGATATAGTTGAAGGCGATGCTACAATGATGAAGGAAGGTCCCTTTGAGATTTTGGATGCCATGGATTATGATGCAGTGGAAGATGTTGTGATGCGTTATGAAATTACCGATGTTTATTTAATGGCCGCGATGTTATCGGCAACCGCCGAAAAATTCCCTATGAAAGCCTGGAATCTTAATATGAATTCTCTATTCAATGTTTTGAATTTGGCGCGAGACAAAAAAATTGAAAAGATTTTCTGGCCATCAAGTATCGCTGTTTTTGGTCCTACTACTCCAAAAAAGGAAACACCTCAACGCACCACTATGGAACCTTCGACAGTTTATGGTATTAGCAAACAAACGGGAGAGCGATGGTGCGAATATTATCACAATCGCTACGGTGTAGATGTTCGAAGTATACGTTATCCCGGCCTTATTAGTTATACAACCATGCCGGGAGGCGGGACAACAGATTATGCAGTAGATATTTATTACAAAGCTTTAAAGCATAAAAAATATGTGTGTTTTTTAAATGCTGAAACAACTTTACCAATGATGTTCATGCCCGATGCCATTGAAGCTACAGTGCGTATTATGGAAGCCCCGGCCGATTCAGTAAAAATACGGAACGCTTATAATCTGGCAGCTTTTAGCTTTAATCCCGAGGAAATTACTGCAAGTATAAAAAAACATATTCCCGAGTTTAGTATTTCGTACGAACCAGATTTCCGGCAGGCCATTGCCGATTCCTGGCCGCAAACAATTGATGACAGTGAAGCAAGAAAAGATTGGGGTTGGCAACACAACTATTCTTTGGAAGAGATGACCCGGGAAATGCTTGAAAACATCTCCAAAAAATAA
- a CDS encoding ferrous iron transport protein A has protein sequence MLTIASLKKGQLAIIKEFSVEVVPLKLLEMGCLPGNEVSLVQTAPFKDPLYLNINGSHLAIRRETAAQIEIELI, from the coding sequence ATGCTCACGATTGCTTCATTAAAAAAAGGTCAGCTTGCCATAATCAAGGAATTTTCGGTAGAAGTTGTGCCGTTAAAATTATTGGAAATGGGGTGTCTCCCCGGCAACGAAGTGTCTCTGGTTCAAACAGCTCCATTTAAAGATCCCTTATATCTAAATATTAACGGAAGTCATCTTGCCATTAGAAGAGAAACTGCTGCTCAAATTGAAATAGAATTGATATAG
- the rseP gene encoding RIP metalloprotease RseP: MTPFAVKAVQLLLSLSILIVLHELGHFIPAKIFKTRVEKFFLFFDVKFALFKKKIGDTVYGIGWLPLGGYVKISGMIDESMDKEQMAQPPQPWEFRSKPAWQRLIIMLGGVTVNIIVGFVIYASILYFYGRDITTVSDLPQGFAVAQEFKELGFEDGDNILKVNGKEFEDVRAINKYLFLRDVNSVTVLRQNGATETILVPEDIGEQMFKKGVMLPFQAIRSSVIDTVNTEYPAAAAGFKKDDKIVAVNGNNVAYWHEFQNSLDKKGENSIVVSRNGSLDTLKVTPNDEGVIGINNFGNDLSTGATKLTYGLGASITEGAAYGYNILKDYVKQFKYVFTAKGITQVGGFGAIGNLFPGEWSWLAFWHTTALISIILAFMNVLPIPALDGGHVMFLLYEMVSGRKPNDKFMEYAQMVGFFLLIALVLFANGNDIYRAIVGK, encoded by the coding sequence ATGACTCCATTTGCTGTAAAAGCAGTTCAGCTTCTTTTAAGCTTATCTATATTAATTGTTCTGCATGAGTTGGGACATTTTATTCCTGCAAAAATATTTAAAACTCGGGTAGAAAAATTCTTCCTCTTTTTTGATGTCAAATTTGCCCTGTTCAAAAAGAAAATTGGTGATACCGTCTACGGAATTGGCTGGCTTCCATTGGGAGGTTATGTGAAGATTTCCGGAATGATCGATGAGAGCATGGACAAGGAACAGATGGCTCAACCGCCTCAACCCTGGGAATTTAGAAGTAAACCGGCCTGGCAACGATTGATTATAATGCTGGGAGGAGTTACCGTAAATATTATAGTGGGATTTGTAATTTATGCGAGTATTTTATATTTCTACGGACGAGATATTACTACCGTTTCAGATTTACCACAAGGATTTGCAGTAGCGCAGGAATTTAAAGAGCTTGGTTTTGAAGACGGAGACAATATACTGAAGGTAAATGGGAAAGAATTTGAAGATGTAAGGGCTATTAATAAATACCTTTTCTTAAGAGATGTAAACAGTGTTACCGTCCTTAGACAGAATGGCGCTACCGAAACTATTTTGGTGCCTGAAGATATTGGAGAGCAGATGTTTAAGAAGGGTGTAATGTTGCCTTTTCAGGCGATACGAAGTTCTGTGATTGATACGGTAAATACAGAGTACCCTGCTGCCGCTGCCGGATTTAAAAAGGATGATAAAATTGTGGCGGTTAACGGCAATAATGTTGCGTATTGGCATGAGTTTCAGAATTCATTGGATAAAAAAGGTGAAAACTCCATTGTTGTTTCCCGAAACGGGAGCTTAGACACCTTAAAAGTTACTCCCAATGATGAAGGCGTTATTGGAATCAACAATTTTGGAAATGATTTATCCACCGGAGCGACAAAACTAACGTACGGATTGGGGGCGAGTATCACCGAAGGTGCTGCTTATGGCTATAATATCCTGAAAGATTATGTGAAACAATTTAAGTATGTCTTTACTGCAAAAGGGATTACCCAGGTTGGTGGTTTTGGAGCGATTGGGAATTTATTCCCGGGAGAATGGAGCTGGCTTGCTTTTTGGCATACTACGGCACTAATTTCCATTATTTTGGCGTTTATGAATGTACTGCCTATTCCTGCATTGGATGGAGGACATGTAATGTTCTTATTGTATGAAATGGTTAGTGGGCGAAAGCCAAACGACAAGTTTATGGAATATGCACAAATGGTTGGATTCTTTTTATTGATTGCCTTGGTTTTGTTTGCCAATGGAAACGATATTTACAGGGCAATTGTCGGAAAGTAA
- a CDS encoding helix-turn-helix transcriptional regulator, producing MFTTYLPDKVLEPYVATLYTIEWEGERDSDIFNELCLPTGYCILAYLFDGGFTVYVEGAKIPLPNFYVTGQQACKYIFKSNANSIKIVGAALKPTGLWHLFGLNMPSLVNKAEPALNLLDIPSDLLQESLSTIKAPKEGVSILEKILIQRVQSSVQSPNAVDIAIGMIHEKRGCVSVTQLIQKLNISERYFQKLFKKMVGLTPSLYTRIVRFNFMFSEMNPKAEQDFKTISALYNYYDFSHFSRDFKKYCGEAPTKFHIDRFHFLKETMIEAPVILKHK from the coding sequence ATGTTCACTACTTATTTACCTGATAAGGTTCTCGAGCCCTATGTGGCGACTCTATATACTATCGAGTGGGAGGGTGAAAGGGATAGCGACATATTTAATGAACTATGCCTGCCTACCGGCTATTGCATTTTGGCGTATTTGTTTGATGGAGGATTTACGGTCTACGTTGAGGGAGCAAAAATCCCTTTGCCCAATTTTTATGTGACAGGTCAACAAGCATGCAAGTATATCTTTAAGTCGAATGCAAATAGTATTAAAATAGTTGGGGCAGCCCTGAAACCAACCGGATTATGGCATTTATTCGGATTAAATATGCCTTCATTAGTCAACAAGGCTGAACCTGCATTAAATTTACTTGATATTCCTTCGGATTTGTTACAGGAATCTTTGAGTACTATAAAAGCTCCCAAGGAAGGAGTTTCTATTTTAGAAAAGATTCTTATCCAAAGGGTACAAAGCAGCGTCCAATCTCCAAATGCTGTCGATATAGCCATTGGTATGATTCATGAGAAAAGAGGATGTGTTTCGGTAACGCAGCTAATTCAAAAATTGAATATCAGCGAACGGTATTTTCAGAAACTGTTTAAGAAAATGGTAGGATTAACTCCTTCTTTATACACTCGTATTGTCCGATTCAATTTTATGTTTTCTGAAATGAATCCCAAAGCCGAACAGGATTTCAAAACGATTAGCGCCTTGTATAATTATTACGATTTTTCACACTTTTCACGGGATTTCAAAAAATACTGCGGAGAGGCCCCTACCAAATTTCACATTGACAGGTTTCATTTTCTGAAGGAAACCATGATCGAAGCACCGGTCATCCTAAAACACAAGTAA